In Limibacter armeniacum, a single window of DNA contains:
- a CDS encoding SiaB family protein kinase: protein MDNLTLKKLFDVSEYYEKLRNFENVIFSYKGQMSGKMLDEILEHMSDKLSDRESHIKLRRRVSIIAVEILQNVYHHYAAVTEGDSQHSPVIFMLGKNEDAYFIQSGNFVSVQKASYLKEKIDYVNSLSLEELKSKYREILSNGDFSEQGGAGLGIIDIVRKSGQPLDYKFVESDNKQIFFELKINVPLIA, encoded by the coding sequence TTGGATAATTTAACGTTGAAAAAACTGTTTGACGTGAGCGAGTATTATGAAAAGCTAAGAAACTTTGAGAATGTGATATTCTCCTATAAAGGTCAGATGTCCGGTAAGATGTTAGATGAAATACTGGAGCATATGTCTGATAAGCTTTCAGACCGTGAGTCTCACATTAAACTTCGGAGAAGGGTAAGCATTATTGCTGTAGAAATTCTACAGAATGTTTATCATCACTATGCCGCTGTAACAGAAGGTGACAGTCAGCATAGTCCTGTTATATTTATGCTTGGAAAGAATGAGGACGCATATTTTATCCAGTCGGGTAATTTTGTGTCTGTTCAGAAAGCCTCATACCTTAAAGAAAAAATAGATTATGTGAATAGTTTATCTTTGGAGGAATTGAAGTCCAAGTACAGAGAAATCTTAAGTAATGGAGATTTTTCTGAACAAGGTGGTGCTGGATTGGGTATTATAGATATAGTACGTAAATCTGGTCAACCATTGGACTATAAATTTGTTGAGTCTGACAACAAGCAAATATTTTTTGAGCTTAAGATTAATGTACCTTTGATTGCTTAG
- a CDS encoding CvfB family protein has translation MIKIADYNKLKVERKTDIGYYLLGDDEEILMPNNCILDESFKEGDTIKVFVYKDHKNRLVATQEEPLAKDGDFACLEVVDVNDSGAFMDWGLTKQLMVPYAEQSKKMNIGEKHVVRVLVDPRTDRQMGTAKLGSFFMRAFLELKENEEVDLLVIKKTDIGYSCVVNNLLKGLLYSNEVFQKLYTGDRLKGYVKKVREDGLIDLSAKKPGYNEDEISKDAQMLLGKIMVNGGRLAITDKSSPEIIKEELSMSKKHFKKVVGFLLKNNLIEIFSDEIVLKQ, from the coding sequence ATGATAAAAATAGCAGACTACAATAAACTAAAAGTAGAAAGAAAAACAGACATCGGTTATTACCTTTTAGGAGATGATGAAGAGATTTTGATGCCTAATAACTGTATTCTGGATGAGAGCTTTAAAGAAGGGGATACCATTAAGGTATTTGTATATAAGGATCATAAAAACAGGCTGGTCGCAACTCAAGAAGAACCTTTGGCTAAGGATGGGGATTTTGCATGTTTAGAAGTCGTAGATGTAAATGACTCTGGAGCATTTATGGATTGGGGACTCACCAAGCAGTTAATGGTACCATATGCTGAACAGTCCAAAAAAATGAACATTGGTGAAAAACATGTGGTAAGGGTGCTGGTTGATCCACGTACAGATAGACAGATGGGTACTGCTAAGTTAGGCAGTTTCTTTATGAGGGCATTTCTTGAGTTGAAAGAGAATGAAGAGGTGGATCTGCTTGTTATTAAGAAAACAGATATAGGATATTCATGTGTTGTAAACAATTTACTGAAAGGTTTACTTTATAGTAATGAGGTCTTTCAAAAATTGTATACAGGAGACAGGCTTAAGGGGTATGTTAAGAAAGTAAGAGAAGATGGTCTTATAGATCTTTCAGCCAAAAAACCTGGATATAACGAAGATGAAATATCGAAAGATGCTCAAATGCTGTTAGGTAAAATAATGGTAAACGGTGGTAGGTTAGCTATCACTGACAAATCATCTCCTGAGATCATTAAGGAGGAACTTTCTATGAGTAAAAAGCATTTTAAAAAGGTCGTTGGTTTCTTATTGAAGAATAATTTAATAGAAATATTTAGCGATGAAATTGTACTAAAACAATAA
- a CDS encoding RluA family pseudouridine synthase — MIDTGPALEILYRDEHYIAVNKPSGMLVHRTELAEQQGVFAMMKLRDQIGQHVFTCHRLDRPTSGVLIFGLSAEAGHKLQMKFADKTIFKKYLAVVRGYTSDEAIRLDKPVKSRYESEAKDAVTSFKTIAKVELPIPVGPYETARYSLVEAYPETGRTHQIRIHLKSLNHPIVGDTRYGDGRHNKMIQDKFGNNRLLLHAEELSFEHPFTGELVKLHADMPSEMNKVLEEIGLVSPTVPIE; from the coding sequence TTGATAGATACTGGACCAGCTCTGGAGATACTTTACAGGGATGAGCATTATATTGCAGTGAACAAGCCAAGTGGGATGTTAGTACATCGTACTGAGCTTGCTGAGCAGCAAGGTGTGTTTGCCATGATGAAACTGAGAGATCAAATTGGACAACACGTATTCACTTGCCATAGGTTGGATAGGCCAACTTCAGGAGTGTTGATATTTGGACTTTCAGCAGAGGCAGGGCACAAGTTGCAGATGAAATTTGCGGATAAAACCATATTCAAAAAATACTTGGCAGTAGTAAGGGGTTATACATCGGATGAAGCTATTAGATTAGATAAGCCTGTTAAGAGCCGTTACGAGAGTGAGGCAAAAGATGCAGTCACGTCTTTTAAGACAATAGCCAAAGTAGAATTACCAATTCCGGTTGGTCCCTATGAGACAGCTAGATACTCATTAGTGGAGGCATATCCAGAGACTGGGCGAACTCATCAGATTAGAATTCACCTTAAGTCGTTAAATCATCCAATAGTTGGTGATACTAGGTACGGAGATGGGAGACACAATAAAATGATTCAGGATAAATTTGGCAATAATAGACTTTTGTTACATGCTGAAGAATTGTCTTTTGAGCACCCTTTTACAGGAGAACTAGTAAAATTGCATGCAGATATGCCTAGTGAAATGAATAAAGTACTTGAGGAGATAGGACTTGTTTCACCTACTGTTCCAATAGAATAA
- a CDS encoding helix-turn-helix domain-containing protein: MSIQSPPTKQTSDNFFVASSNIFEKAREIGISDKAFKLYMFYLSVADEEGWSQFTNTRIALEMGWSRRTVIRMKNELEQAALIKINNSFVDNQQVADFIKVFYFPENLIVGGRERVEKSTEPNHGSEKLKIKEYLSDTADQEEADISYAFLCLTDELDRLSVKTDDWELDSEGRKKLELFLTMYMLWGDQEEIYNKIVELTEKYADTLSLVCNLTDFFSVTGVFNCSENAFTSKRLLI, from the coding sequence ATGAGCATCCAGTCACCGCCAACTAAGCAAACTTCTGACAATTTCTTTGTAGCTAGCAGCAACATTTTCGAAAAAGCCCGTGAAATCGGTATTTCAGATAAAGCCTTCAAGCTCTATATGTTCTACCTATCTGTAGCTGATGAAGAAGGATGGAGTCAATTCACAAATACCCGAATTGCTCTTGAGATGGGATGGAGCAGAAGAACTGTCATCAGGATGAAAAATGAGTTGGAACAGGCTGCTCTCATTAAAATCAATAATAGTTTTGTAGACAATCAACAAGTAGCTGACTTCATCAAAGTATTTTATTTTCCGGAGAATCTAATTGTTGGTGGTCGGGAGAGAGTCGAGAAGTCAACGGAACCGAATCATGGGTCAGAAAAACTCAAGATTAAGGAATACTTATCTGATACAGCTGATCAGGAAGAAGCAGACATTTCATATGCATTTTTGTGCCTAACTGATGAATTAGATCGGTTGTCTGTCAAAACAGATGATTGGGAGCTAGACAGTGAAGGTAGAAAAAAGCTTGAGCTATTTCTGACGATGTATATGTTGTGGGGTGATCAAGAAGAGATCTACAACAAAATTGTTGAGCTTACAGAGAAATATGCTGACACATTGTCATTGGTATGCAATCTTACTGATTTTTTCAGTGTGACTGGGGTATTTAATTGTTCTGAGAATGCCTTCACTTCAAAGAGATTGTTGATTTAA
- a CDS encoding SPOR domain-containing protein has product MLRFLKTNNYIRIGLLLLLTLSGCQSGSQFSEDAPYALIMGEYREKEVAEEVNNRFREMGIKSYLVCLENESNGKWFKVLADSYATIEEVLQQKTTYESQFGLTSLKVENYNNVIEDLVSFEHEATMRTYAHFPDLSQEFDDLLKSFPEISNMELKSFTSVETLPKQDVLSFPPFKRVSLDLPRGVSLKQLAPMLAIIAEGVYQDPLSGSEMTIHILKWSETKIKSQLSAHYFAKKILKTRIYSFEKIDQITVEGKEDWKGYLVTLSPDNEHYKKYILLENSLGYTVFIQSKQNEENAMLEVAKLIGNERNIWNYNSLRDFLFSLPANRTNSESLVFLRHHQLEAVKGRYGDHFSGHYQCEMAFFNEMRGVWEAKITRFNDSKYTKMLFNKFYNRKSKMPKDRVVIDGKQSFLAYSMKRDLDTGRFRLHANEIQFYTDFMLGIFSNRRRAHLTKDELLSKVKSFQIFERAEIEIVDKTL; this is encoded by the coding sequence ATGCTTAGATTTCTTAAAACCAATAACTATATCCGAATAGGACTATTACTTTTATTGACACTATCTGGTTGTCAATCTGGTAGCCAGTTCAGTGAAGATGCTCCTTATGCTCTGATAATGGGGGAGTATAGAGAAAAGGAAGTCGCTGAAGAGGTCAATAATAGGTTTAGGGAAATGGGAATAAAATCTTATTTGGTTTGCCTAGAAAATGAATCCAATGGGAAATGGTTTAAAGTTCTAGCAGATTCATACGCTACAATTGAAGAAGTACTTCAGCAAAAAACTACATATGAAAGCCAATTTGGTTTGACTTCTCTAAAGGTCGAAAATTACAATAATGTAATAGAAGACCTTGTTTCTTTTGAGCATGAAGCTACAATGCGGACATATGCACATTTTCCAGACCTTTCTCAAGAGTTTGATGATTTACTGAAATCATTTCCTGAAATTTCTAACATGGAGTTGAAGAGCTTCACCTCTGTTGAAACCTTACCAAAACAAGATGTACTCAGTTTTCCTCCTTTTAAGCGTGTATCACTAGACTTACCGAGGGGTGTGTCTTTAAAACAGTTAGCACCCATGTTAGCAATTATAGCAGAGGGAGTTTACCAAGACCCTCTGTCTGGTTCAGAAATGACTATTCATATCCTAAAGTGGAGTGAGACTAAAATTAAAAGCCAATTGAGTGCTCATTATTTTGCTAAAAAAATTCTAAAAACGAGAATATATTCATTTGAAAAGATTGATCAGATAACTGTAGAAGGGAAAGAGGATTGGAAAGGGTATTTGGTGACACTTTCTCCAGATAATGAGCACTATAAGAAATATATCTTGCTTGAAAATAGTTTGGGGTATACCGTTTTTATCCAATCCAAGCAGAATGAAGAAAATGCAATGCTGGAAGTTGCCAAGTTGATTGGAAATGAGCGTAATATTTGGAATTATAATTCTTTGAGGGATTTTCTTTTCAGTTTACCTGCAAATAGAACAAACTCTGAAAGCTTGGTTTTTCTTAGACATCATCAATTAGAAGCAGTGAAGGGAAGATATGGTGATCACTTCTCAGGCCATTATCAATGTGAAATGGCTTTTTTTAATGAAATGAGAGGAGTGTGGGAAGCTAAAATTACTCGATTTAATGATTCGAAGTATACTAAAATGCTATTTAATAAATTCTATAACCGAAAGTCCAAGATGCCAAAAGATAGAGTGGTAATTGATGGAAAGCAAAGTTTTTTGGCTTACTCAATGAAGAGAGATTTGGATACAGGTAGGTTTAGGTTACATGCTAATGAGATACAGTTTTATACGGATTTTATGTTAGGGATTTTCTCTAATAGGAGAAGGGCTCATTTGACGAAGGATGAGCTACTGTCGAAAGTGAAATCATTTCAAATCTTTGAAAGAGCAGAAATAGAGATAGTTGACAAAACGTTGTAA
- a CDS encoding peptidylprolyl isomerase, with product MRLWRLLTVVALVGISCSRSTTSIESAFDFLSQKNKFSDSDICEIYDLKDKRQTDSLITYLHHSDPIYREEAADALGSVQDMRAARPLIQLLKKETVANVKKAAAFALGQIGQTYLEDEMIEMVSELNDQPQVQAVLLEAIGKCASGAGLEFLASFQSSSNVSYYGQAAGIMRASLRGLVSVNSINSAIDILTVSDSLVVRELAAFYLSRVVEGQMLDSKASHLLKLIVDEEQNNVRSSLILAVGRLTPSEEIESTLLHILNTEEVSSEIKVSIIRAFSDYSSLVVEKDIFNLMMDPAPNVTVTASQHFYGRVKPLQVKGYLAASEKITNLRARAMFLRALLNANPKDRYTFQQIEYLYRNSANVYEQGMLLKAMAESPSQYKFLIHILEETAHPVLITAAMEGLIQIRNDKDFEILKVEHPNVESDFETVFRNAIESRDIAQIYYASIALRNPEYGYRNTIKDYSFISDVMKSLQMPRDVEAYAELQKTLHYFEGELDKGLHFPKQNYNGINWEKVKEIPKGQKVVITTSKGEIELNLLVEKAPATVALFYQLLKTGFYDGKTFHRVVPNFVVQGGCPRGDGFGGLDETIRSELSSVNYQQGVVGIASAGKDTESCQWFITLQPAFHLDGRYTAFAEVTRGLSVIENLEVGDLIIEAREGGVLASF from the coding sequence ATGAGATTATGGAGACTATTGACGGTCGTGGCATTGGTGGGAATTTCATGCTCAAGGTCTACAACCTCTATTGAGTCCGCATTCGACTTTCTCTCTCAAAAAAATAAGTTCTCAGATTCAGATATTTGTGAAATTTATGATTTGAAAGACAAGAGACAGACTGACTCTTTAATTACCTATTTGCATCATTCAGACCCGATTTATCGTGAAGAAGCTGCCGATGCACTAGGGTCGGTACAGGATATGCGAGCAGCCAGACCTTTAATTCAATTACTGAAGAAGGAAACAGTTGCAAATGTAAAGAAGGCTGCAGCGTTTGCTTTGGGGCAAATCGGTCAAACATATCTAGAAGATGAAATGATTGAAATGGTCAGTGAGTTAAATGATCAGCCACAAGTCCAAGCTGTATTGCTTGAAGCAATTGGTAAATGTGCTTCAGGTGCTGGTTTGGAATTTTTGGCATCTTTTCAATCCTCATCAAATGTCAGTTATTATGGGCAGGCTGCTGGAATAATGAGAGCAAGCTTAAGAGGGTTAGTATCTGTCAATAGTATTAATTCAGCAATTGATATTCTAACTGTAAGTGATAGTTTGGTAGTGAGGGAGCTTGCAGCATTTTATTTGAGCCGGGTAGTGGAAGGTCAAATGCTGGATAGCAAAGCCAGCCATCTGTTAAAACTGATTGTGGATGAGGAGCAAAACAACGTAAGAAGTTCTCTCATTTTGGCTGTTGGTAGGTTAACTCCTTCTGAAGAGATAGAAAGTACATTACTGCACATCTTGAATACTGAGGAGGTTTCTAGTGAAATCAAAGTAAGTATTATTAGGGCGTTCAGCGATTATTCGAGTTTGGTGGTTGAGAAAGATATTTTCAACCTAATGATGGATCCTGCTCCAAATGTAACGGTGACAGCTTCACAGCATTTTTATGGAAGGGTAAAACCTTTGCAGGTAAAAGGTTATTTGGCTGCATCTGAAAAGATTACAAATCTTAGGGCAAGAGCCATGTTTTTGCGAGCACTTCTAAATGCAAATCCCAAAGACAGGTACACATTTCAGCAGATCGAGTATTTATATAGGAACTCAGCAAATGTATATGAACAGGGAATGCTACTGAAGGCTATGGCTGAGTCCCCTTCACAATACAAATTCTTGATCCATATTCTGGAAGAAACGGCACATCCTGTTTTGATTACTGCTGCAATGGAAGGGTTGATTCAAATTCGGAATGATAAAGATTTTGAAATCCTTAAAGTTGAGCATCCAAATGTTGAAAGTGACTTTGAAACTGTTTTCAGAAATGCGATTGAAAGTAGAGATATAGCACAGATTTATTATGCATCAATTGCATTGCGAAACCCTGAGTACGGTTACCGTAATACCATAAAGGATTATAGTTTTATTTCAGATGTAATGAAGTCTTTGCAAATGCCTAGAGATGTGGAGGCTTATGCTGAACTTCAAAAAACGTTACACTATTTTGAAGGTGAACTGGATAAGGGATTACACTTTCCGAAACAAAACTATAATGGTATCAATTGGGAGAAAGTTAAGGAGATTCCAAAAGGACAGAAGGTAGTGATCACCACTTCAAAAGGTGAGATAGAATTGAACTTACTTGTTGAAAAAGCACCTGCTACAGTTGCTTTATTTTATCAGTTGCTGAAGACAGGCTTTTATGATGGTAAAACTTTTCATAGGGTAGTTCCAAACTTTGTAGTGCAGGGAGGTTGTCCAAGAGGAGATGGTTTTGGAGGACTTGATGAAACAATTCGTTCAGAGTTATCATCAGTCAATTATCAACAAGGAGTGGTGGGTATAGCATCTGCAGGAAAAGATACAGAAAGTTGTCAGTGGTTTATTACGCTTCAGCCTGCTTTTCACCTTGATGGAAGGTATACAGCCTTTGCTGAAGTTACTCGTGGACTTTCTGTAATAGAAAACCTTGAAGTTGGTGATTTGATAATTGAAGCTAGAGAAGGAGGGGTGTTGGCTAGTTTCTGA
- the dinB gene encoding DNA polymerase IV: METLRKIIHIDMDAFYASVEQRDNPSLKGKPVAVGGSALRGVVAAASYEARAFGVRSAMPSSLAKRKCPELIFIKPRFEVYQKVSKHVRTIFHEYTDLVEPLSLDEAYLDVTENKKGLKSAINMAMQIRQRIKSELNLTASAGVSFNKFLAKTASDLNKPDGLAVILPGEEEKVLDQLAIEKFYGVGRVTAEKMRKLGIYRGRDLKMWPKSDLTHMFGKAGNYYFNIARGVDNRLVTPNRVRKSIGIENTFFDDLLTMEEVKNKLEQLSSKLWERLQKAGAHGKTLTLKIKYHDFEQITRSKTQLNNFQDQREIMEIANELLIEFGEEDFKIRLLGLSISNLNKEIEQKDYQLSIWEE, from the coding sequence ATGGAGACGCTCAGAAAGATTATACATATTGATATGGATGCTTTTTATGCATCAGTAGAACAGCGTGATAATCCGTCTCTTAAAGGAAAGCCTGTAGCAGTTGGTGGTTCCGCCTTACGAGGAGTTGTAGCTGCAGCAAGTTATGAAGCAAGAGCTTTTGGTGTTAGATCTGCAATGCCTTCCTCTCTAGCTAAAAGGAAATGTCCTGAGCTGATTTTCATCAAACCTCGATTTGAAGTCTACCAAAAGGTATCGAAACATGTCCGAACAATTTTTCATGAATACACTGACCTTGTAGAACCCCTCTCATTAGATGAAGCTTACCTCGATGTAACTGAGAATAAAAAAGGATTGAAATCTGCCATTAACATGGCTATGCAGATCAGGCAGCGAATCAAATCGGAACTAAACCTGACTGCCTCTGCCGGTGTATCATTTAACAAATTTCTGGCAAAGACAGCATCTGACCTCAATAAACCTGATGGGTTGGCTGTAATCTTACCAGGTGAAGAAGAGAAGGTTCTAGACCAATTGGCTATAGAGAAGTTTTATGGTGTCGGAAGGGTTACAGCAGAAAAAATGCGAAAGCTTGGTATCTACAGAGGTAGAGACTTGAAAATGTGGCCCAAATCAGACTTGACACATATGTTCGGTAAAGCGGGTAACTACTACTTTAATATTGCAAGAGGGGTTGATAACAGACTCGTCACCCCCAACCGGGTTCGAAAGTCAATTGGAATCGAAAATACTTTCTTTGATGACTTGCTCACTATGGAAGAGGTTAAAAATAAGTTGGAACAACTTTCCTCAAAACTTTGGGAGAGGTTACAAAAGGCAGGAGCACATGGCAAAACACTAACCCTTAAAATTAAGTATCACGACTTTGAGCAGATTACCCGAAGTAAAACACAATTGAATAACTTTCAGGATCAAAGAGAGATTATGGAAATAGCCAACGAACTTCTGATAGAATTTGGAGAAGAAGATTTTAAGATCAGGTTACTAGGTTTGTCCATTTCTAACCTCAATAAAGAGATTGAGCAAAAAGATTATCAACTAAGTATATGGGAAGAATAA